The sequence AACGCCAGCGCCTCCCAGCCGTCGGGGCAATAGGGTGCCAGCACGATTTGGTCTTTTTCCACGCGCAGTCCGCCGAAGCCTTTTACCACCGCCAGCCACGTACCGGCCATGCTCGTAATGTGGCAGCCATCTTCCGTGTCGTTGTTGTAATCGTCGAGGTCGAGGCGGGCCGTGCGGAGGTACATCTCGTAGGCTTTCGCCTTCATACCCAGCTTCGACGCCTGAATGCTGTGGACGCAGGGCGACAGCGACGATTCATGCACGGTCATCGGCTCGTAGAAGTCGAAGTTCCGGCGCAGTGTGTCGGTATCGAACTCATCCTCAAAGAAGTACAGCCCCTGCAACACATCGGCCTGTTTGATGAAGCACGACCGCAGAATCCGGTCCCACGACCAGTGCTGATTCAGGGGTCGTTGTTCGGCCGGAATGTCCGAAACGGGCATCAGGTCTTTATCGAGGAAATCGCTCTGCTGCAAAAACACCTGCCGCTCGGGGTCGTAGGGGTAGTGCATCTTTTCGACGATGTCGGCGGCTTTAGCCAGTTCGGCGGTTTCATCGAAGTGGATACGGGTGGCCAGCGCTTCGTAGGCCCCGGCATCCAGCCGTTTCACCGTCGCGACGGCCTCGGCGGTGTAACGCAGGGTCCAGGCGGCGATGTAGTTGGTGTACCAGTTGTTGTTGACGTTGTTTTCGTACTCGTTCGGACCCGTCACGCCCAGCATCACATACTGCTGCTTGGCCTTTGACCAGTTGACGCGTTGCATCCAGAACCGGCTGATGCCAATGAGCACTTCCAGCCCGTATTGGGCCAGATACATTTCGTCGGCGGTGTAGCGCACATAGTCGTAGATGGCGTAGGCGATGGCCCCATTGCGGTGGATTTCTTCGAAGGTAATCTCCCACTCGTTGTGGCACTCTTCGCCGTTCATCGTCACCATCGGGTACAGGGCAGCGCCATCGGTAAAGCCCAGCTTCTGCGCGTTTTCGATGGCCTTTTGCAGGTGTTTGTGGCGGTACACCAATAGGTTTCGCGCCACCTGCTGATCGGCCGTAGCCAGGTAGAAAGGCAGGCAGTAGGCCTCAGTATCCCAGTAGGTCGATCCGCCGTATTTCTCGCCGGTGAAGCCTTTGGGGCCGATGTTCAGCCGTTCGTCTTTGCCAGTATAGGTCTGGTTGAGCTGGAAGATGTTGAACCGGATGCCCTGCTGCGCCGCCACATCACCGTCGATCCGAATGTCGTTCAGTTGCCACTTATCGGCCCAGGCCTGCTGCTGTTCGGCCAGCATCGTCTCGAAGCCTTTGGCTGAAATGCGCTGAATGTAGGCTTTGGCTTCGCGCAAAAGCTCATCAACGCCGTAATTCAGCGACGACAGGTTCACGGCGTACTTGATCAGCACCGTTTCCTGCCCCTGCCGACAGTCGAGGGTGATGCGGTTGGCTACGTACTTTTCGTGCTTGATCGGCTGCGACTGGTAATCGACTTTCTCGCCGTTCTGCATCACCTCCACACACATACCCGTGGTGACGTGGAAGCCGGTTTTGCGGGTACAAAGTTCGATGTAGGCTTCGCCGTAGGCTGTTTCCTTGCGTACCTCGTCCCAGAACGTCTCGTCGTAGTTGGCGTCTTTGTTCCGAATGGCGCCATCGAGGTAGGGCGTAAACACAATTTTGGCATCAGCCGTGATGGGCGTGATGCTGTAGCGGATGGCCCCGGCTTCGTCGTCGACGATCGAACAGAACCGCGTAGACCGCACGCGAAACTCGTGGCCGTTTTTCAGCGTAACCACAAACGACCGCTCCAGATAGCCCGCCTGCATATTAAGCACCCGGCGGAAATCGCGCACGGGGCAGGTATTCAGATCGAGCACTTCATCGTTTATTTCAACGTCGATGCCGATCCAGTTGGTGGCGTTCAACACTTTGGCGAAATACTCGGGATACCCGTTTTTCCACCAGCCCACGCGGGTTTTGTCGGGGTAATACACCCCTGCTACGTAATTGCCCAGCAGGGTCTTTCCCGTAAATTTCTCTTCAAAGCTACCCCGACCGCCCATTTGGCCGTTGCCAAGGCTCATCAGGCTTTCGGTAATCTCGTTGAATTCGGGGTGAAACCCGTCTTCGACCACACACCAGGGGTCGTTCGTAATGTATTGTTTCATCGGTGGTTCGTGTTCATCACAGGTTGTATAACAGGGGTACGATTTACTGTTAGCCACTAAATCGTACACTTTAGACGGTAAACCGTCCTCATCCGCCACAGCTAATACCCCAGCCCCTGCGCCTTATCGACGGCGGCGAGGAGCTCAGCGACGGTCAGGTGTTCGAGCGAGGGGACGACCAGATCGGCTTCGGTGAGCACGTCGGGCGTACCGATCCCCAGGGCAAACATGCCCGCCCGTTTGGCCGCTTCGATCCCCGCCACGGCATCTTCAAACACGATGCACTGCGCCGCAGGTACGTTTAGCTCATCGGCTCCTTTCAGGAACACCTCGGGGTCGGGTTTGCTATTGGTGATTTTGGTGCCGTCGATGACGGCATCGAACAGACCAGTCATGCCCACGCGCTCCAGAATCAGCGGGGCGTTTTTCGACACCGACCCCAGCGCCGTCCGGATACCCGCCCGTTTGGTTTGTTCCAGAAAGGCATTCACACCGGGTAGAATGTCGGCCGGGGTCATCTGGTTGACCAGTTCGAGGTACCAGCTATTTTTCTGCGCGGCCAGAATCAGCTTTTGCTCCTCCGACAGCTTCACCCGGCCGAGGTCGAGAATCCGGTTGAGCGAGTCCATCCGGCTGACGCCCTTGAGCGTTTCGTTGAATTCGTGCGTAAAGTCGAAGCCAAGCGAGTTGGCCATCCGCCGCCACGCCTGATAATGAAACCCGGCCGTGTCGACCAGCACGCCGTCGAGGTCAAAGAGAAATGCGTTGATCATAAGTGTAAAGAGCGAATGAGCGAACGAATGAAAGCGTGATTATTGATGATGAACCCATCATGCCGGACTGGATAATCCGTCACTCTTTCACTCATTCGCTCGCTCACTCAATTAGTATCCGCTTGCCTTGAGCGAAGCGAACAGTTTTTTGAGGGTTTCGAGGCCGCCGGGGCCGTTGGCGGCGAAGTAATAAAAGGCTTCAACGTCGCCCCGGTGCATGGCCACGTTCATGTCGCCCGACTGCGACTTGTGCTCGGCCTTTACCCAGTCGGCTACAATCATATAGCTGTGTTTACCTGCCTCGCCAAACGTGTGCGACACGTCGACTTCGTAGACAGGCGCGTTGGGCAGCACCTTGGTTTCGGGGTAACCTGGCAATTCACTGAACGAGAAGGTGGTGGCCCGGCTAAGCGTGCGACCGCCCAACACGATGGGCTTTTTCGACCCTTTGTAGCGCTGCACCGCCCGAATGGCCAGAATCGACGCCGTCTTGTGGTGGGCGTGTTGCTCAGTCGACGGCACCAGGCACAGAATAAGGTCATACTGTCCTTTATTCAGCACCTCATCCAGCTGCTTGTCGACTAACTCAATGTTCCAGCGGCGACCACCCAGATACGGCGAGGGATCGGTGGAATAGAAATCATCGATCTGATCGAAGAAGTAGAAATTGGTAATGCCCATCACCTCGCCGGCTTTCATCAGCTCCTTTTTCCGAATAGCGGGTAGCGCCCGCCGCCCCACGGCCGAGTCGAGCAGATTCATGCCGTAATATTTGGACGCGATCATGCCGTTGTAGCCCCCCGACGCGTCGGTGACCAGCGCCAGGTCGGCCGAGCCACCCAGTTCCCGCACCAGCTTGAAGACCGTTACGGGAAACATGGTTTCGTCGTCAGGGTGTGCCGTCACGATCAACGTCCGCAGAGGCATCGAGGTGGTGGCTTTGGTCGCCTGAGCCTGACCCAACAGCGGCAGGAAAAGACAAAAGCAGAGTAAGCGAAGAGACACAATCACAATTCAGACGGCTATTTACGGGACAAAGTTGGCCAAACGAAGCCGATTTTTAAACCAATCGGGCGTTCCGTTAGCGTTGTAGCTCCAGCACCAGCGCCGTTTTGGCAGGCAGGTTAACCAGTTTCAGGTCGGTGATCACCTCGCCGGTCAGCGCATTTTTCGCTTTGGTAAAGCCCTGGGTACGTTCCTGGAAGCGCGCCATATCCAGCGCAATCGGTTTGTCGGTTTGGTTCGTAGCGACCATCACCGTGTTTTTGGCGTCGTACCGGAAATACACGTAGGTGCCGTTCTGAGGCAGGTATTGCGTTAGCTTACCCGAGTGCAGTGCCGGGGTGTTTTTGCGGTAATTGGCCAGCGTCTTCACGAAGTCGAAAGCCTCGTTTTCAGCCTTGCTGCGCCCCGAAGCCGTGAATTTGTTGTCCTTGTCGCCCGCAAATCCACCGGGAAAATCGCGACGTACCTCAGCATCCGAAGGGTTTTTGAAATTCTTCATCAAAATCTCCGTCCCGTAGTAAATCTGCGGGATGCCGCGCGTGGTCAGCAGCCAGGTCAGGCCCATTTTGTACTTGTTGATATCGTCGCCAACCACCGACAGAAACCGGTCGGTATCGTGGTTGTCCAGGAACGTGACCAGTTTCATCGGATCCTGATAAACGGCATCCTGCGCCAGTGCCTGCTGCACCCGATTGGCGCCGCTATCCCAGCCCTCGCCGTCGTTCAGCGCGGCGTTCATGGCCGAATAGAGCACGAAATCAAGCCCGCCCGTCTGGTTCGATTTAAACGGGAAGTTGATGTTGTTGCGGGTATAATACGCCTGATCGACCGTATTGTTGACCCACGATTCGCCGAACGTATACATGGCGGGGTACTCGGCTTGCAGGGCGGCGTTACACCGGTTCATAAACGGCTGATCGTTGTACATATACGTGTCGATCCGCCAGGCGTCGAGGGCAAACTCTTCCACACTCCAGATGGCGTGCTGAATGAGGTAGTTGGCCACGAACGGGTTGTTCTGGTTCAGGTCGGGTAGGTGCGGCACAAACCAGCCATCCAGCGCTACCTTCCGGTCGATAGCCGCCGAGTGCGGGTCGGTGATGGGCTGGTATTTGTAGGACGTGTTGGTGTAGGCGGGCCACTGATGCAGCCAGTCTTTGCTGGGCATGTCTTTCAGAAACCAATGGTTGATCCCCACGTGGTTGTAGACGGCATCCTGCACCACGCGCATACCCATGGCGTGTACTTTTTTGTTCAGCGCCTTGTAGG comes from Fibrella aestuarina BUZ 2 and encodes:
- a CDS encoding PIG-L family deacetylase; this translates as MSLRLLCFCLFLPLLGQAQATKATTSMPLRTLIVTAHPDDETMFPVTVFKLVRELGGSADLALVTDASGGYNGMIASKYYGMNLLDSAVGRRALPAIRKKELMKAGEVMGITNFYFFDQIDDFYSTDPSPYLGGRRWNIELVDKQLDEVLNKGQYDLILCLVPSTEQHAHHKTASILAIRAVQRYKGSKKPIVLGGRTLSRATTFSFSELPGYPETKVLPNAPVYEVDVSHTFGEAGKHSYMIVADWVKAEHKSQSGDMNVAMHRGDVEAFYYFAANGPGGLETLKKLFASLKASGY
- a CDS encoding glycoside hydrolase family 13 protein, coding for MNKVRLLTLFWLLGNTLLAQTPAIQRVDPTHWWVGMKNPNLQLLVYGPNAGTLTYTVNYPGVKLVKAHTVENKNYAFLDLTLAGNTRPGTLEIVGKNGANVIRRKYELKARDNEPKGRGLSSADFIYLLMPDRFSNADPGNDKFADMADPEADRNNPYLRHGGDLKGVENHLDYLKELGVTALWMTPIIENNQPQTNEGGAMRSAYHGYGFTDHYAVDKRLGGNEAYKALNKKVHAMGMRVVQDAVYNHVGINHWFLKDMPSKDWLHQWPAYTNTSYKYQPITDPHSAAIDRKVALDGWFVPHLPDLNQNNPFVANYLIQHAIWSVEEFALDAWRIDTYMYNDQPFMNRCNAALQAEYPAMYTFGESWVNNTVDQAYYTRNNINFPFKSNQTGGLDFVLYSAMNAALNDGEGWDSGANRVQQALAQDAVYQDPMKLVTFLDNHDTDRFLSVVGDDINKYKMGLTWLLTTRGIPQIYYGTEILMKNFKNPSDAEVRRDFPGGFAGDKDNKFTASGRSKAENEAFDFVKTLANYRKNTPALHSGKLTQYLPQNGTYVYFRYDAKNTVMVATNQTDKPIALDMARFQERTQGFTKAKNALTGEVITDLKLVNLPAKTALVLELQR
- a CDS encoding glycoside hydrolase family 65 protein; the protein is MKQYITNDPWCVVEDGFHPEFNEITESLMSLGNGQMGGRGSFEEKFTGKTLLGNYVAGVYYPDKTRVGWWKNGYPEYFAKVLNATNWIGIDVEINDEVLDLNTCPVRDFRRVLNMQAGYLERSFVVTLKNGHEFRVRSTRFCSIVDDEAGAIRYSITPITADAKIVFTPYLDGAIRNKDANYDETFWDEVRKETAYGEAYIELCTRKTGFHVTTGMCVEVMQNGEKVDYQSQPIKHEKYVANRITLDCRQGQETVLIKYAVNLSSLNYGVDELLREAKAYIQRISAKGFETMLAEQQQAWADKWQLNDIRIDGDVAAQQGIRFNIFQLNQTYTGKDERLNIGPKGFTGEKYGGSTYWDTEAYCLPFYLATADQQVARNLLVYRHKHLQKAIENAQKLGFTDGAALYPMVTMNGEECHNEWEITFEEIHRNGAIAYAIYDYVRYTADEMYLAQYGLEVLIGISRFWMQRVNWSKAKQQYVMLGVTGPNEYENNVNNNWYTNYIAAWTLRYTAEAVATVKRLDAGAYEALATRIHFDETAELAKAADIVEKMHYPYDPERQVFLQQSDFLDKDLMPVSDIPAEQRPLNQHWSWDRILRSCFIKQADVLQGLYFFEDEFDTDTLRRNFDFYEPMTVHESSLSPCVHSIQASKLGMKAKAYEMYLRTARLDLDDYNNDTEDGCHITSMAGTWLAVVKGFGGLRVEKDQIVLAPYCPDGWEALAFKIRFRGTLLQITVTQQDATVANFSTQPITLSLHGEAVTIGADSAETIAHKAIAA
- the pgmB gene encoding beta-phosphoglucomutase — protein: MINAFLFDLDGVLVDTAGFHYQAWRRMANSLGFDFTHEFNETLKGVSRMDSLNRILDLGRVKLSEEQKLILAAQKNSWYLELVNQMTPADILPGVNAFLEQTKRAGIRTALGSVSKNAPLILERVGMTGLFDAVIDGTKITNSKPDPEVFLKGADELNVPAAQCIVFEDAVAGIEAAKRAGMFALGIGTPDVLTEADLVVPSLEHLTVAELLAAVDKAQGLGY